Proteins from one Gossypium raimondii isolate GPD5lz chromosome 8, ASM2569854v1, whole genome shotgun sequence genomic window:
- the LOC105792250 gene encoding piezo-type mechanosensitive ion channel homolog isoform X2, giving the protein MLYVYQLPIEFSSMLQWIADFVGLFKICSTSEWTEICSSVSLVLFYIMLSYVKCDLEEMDFIMSTRESSLTEQLLPSKHSFFIRESRSGVRHTNVLLRGTAFRTFTINFFTYGFPVSLFALSFWSFHFASICAFGLLAYVGYIVYAFPSLFRLHRLNGLLLVFILLWAVSTYIFNVAFAFLNRNFGKDMEIWEMVGFWHYPIPGFFLLAQFCLGILVALGNLVNNSVFLYLSDEDALSLNNSAVEVDGETKVFIVATIAWGLRKCSRAIMLALIFIIAMKPGLIHAVYLVFFLIYLLSHNISRKIRQSLILLCEAHFALLYLLQIDLISNALEQKGSIVLEIMSQLGLHKHNSSLNFLEIALLACFCAVHNHGFEMLFSFSAIVQHTPSPPVGFSILRAGLNKSVLLSVYASPSASYYHDNPSYERRIASFLSEIGQKFLSIYRSCGTYIALLTILLTVYMVTPNYISFGYIFLLLVWIIGRQLVERTKRRLWFPLKIYAIMVFIIIYSLSSFTSFKIWLSGFINLYFYLGYDPEASLLDNIWQSLAVLIVMQLYSYERRQSKYNRTYHPNPLGSGILGFAKRFLIWHSQKVLFVSLFYASLSPICAFGFLYLLGLVICSTLPKASQIPSKSFLVYTGFLVTSEYLFQMWGKQAEMFPGQKHSDLSLFLGIRAYEPGFWGIESGLRGKVLVISACILQYNVFRWLDNMPSGISNKGKWEEPCPLFLPAEDNYTNGYMSNGEDKPSSSVGTEPIRQDRAASNSWSSLSSAFSQAPHHGSSKAAGGSEVNGVRKFSFGYFWGSTKESHKWNKKRILALRKERFETQKALLKIYLKFWIENMFSLYGLEINMIALLLASFALLNAISMLYIAVLAVCILLNRQIIRKLWPVLVFLFASVLVLEYFAIWKSMFPLNQNKPSQSEIRCHDCWKSSASYFQYCRSCWLGLIIDDPRMLISYFLVFLLACFKLRADHLSDFSGSSTYRQMLSQRKNSFVWRDLSFETKSMWTFLDYVRLYCYCHLLDLVLVLILITGTLEYDILHLGYLAFALVFFRMRLEILKKKNKIFKFLRIYNFVVIVLSLAYQSPFVGEFSSGKCNTVSYIYEVIGFYKYDYGFRITARSALVEIVIFMLVSLQSYMFSSHESDYVSRYLEAEQIGAIVHEQEKKAAWKTAQLQQIREAEEKKHQRNLQVEKMKSEMLNLQIKLHSMNSVATFGDVTPDDEGLRRRRTSLTSNRDVGPLDKEESSLWKQEQVNKQDSVFPPETHTYAAYMKAENPEVVESPKNSMEYAPCEITEIESDADSAFLDSERSRKNQAKEHPLISAVHLLGDGVSQVQSIGNQAVNNLVNFLNIAPEDSDMNEHSFVEDEAFDEMEGQKMQNIHLNRSSSLQSDKSSDATSLQLGRIFRHIWSQMWSNIDVVCYCLFVLVFLWNFSLLSMVYLAALFLYALCVNTGPTYIFWVVMLIYTEVYMLLQYLYQIVIQHCGLSIMSDLLREIGFPAREIKSSFVVSSLPLFLVYLFTLLQSSISAKDGEWMPSTDYNSHRRSSLYRKEVLVNYSWSERVSELFQFVINTAKLVIRSFFWYWKSLIQGAETPPYFIQVSVDVHLWPEDGIQPERVESGMNQLLRLVHDERCTQTIPSNCPFASRVQVQSIERSRESPNVALIVFEVVYASPLTGCTSADWYRSLTPAADVAKEILGAQRAGFVEATGFPYQILSVIGGGKREFDLYAYIFVADLTVFFLVAMFYQSVIKNKSEFLDVYQLEDQFPIEYVTILIIIFFLIVVDRILYLCSFATAKVVFYLFNFVLFTYSITQYAWRMEPSDQHAARLVLRAIFLAKAVSLALQAVQIRHGIPHKSTLFRQFLTSEVSRINYLGYRLYRALPFLYELRCVLDWSCTTTSLTMYDWLKLEDINASLYLVKCDALLNRAQHKQGEKQTKMTKCCNGICLFFILICVIWAPMLMYSSGNPTNIANPIKDATFQIDISTIGGRLTLYHTTLCEKIPWDKLNSDANLDPLNYLDTYNKNDIQLICCQADASTLWLVPDVVQRRFIQSLEWDMDMGITSTWLLSRDRPKGKEVAKYEKPLDPKDLPDRSDVQKVFNGSANGFRVYNLYSRYFRVTGSGEVRTFEPEVNSVSLVSADLVINRATFEWWSFHIINSSDMVHCGGFSGPMAIVVSEETPPQGILGDTLSKFSIWGLYITFVLAVGRFIRLQCSDLRMRIPYENLPSCDRLIAICEDIYAARAEGELGVEEVLYWTLVKIYRSPHMLLEYTKPD; this is encoded by the exons ATGCTTTATGTGTATCAACTCCCTATAGAGTTCTCAAGTATGTTACAGTGGATAGCTGATTTTGTTGGTCTATTCAAAATATGTTCAACATCTGAGTGGACTGAAATTTGCTCTTCTGTTTCTCTTGTACTTTTTTACATCATG CTATCCTACGTCAAATGTGATTTGGAGGAAATGGATTTTATCATGTCCACGCGGGAAAGTAGCTTGACAGAGCAACTACTTCCTTCAAAGCATTCATTCTTCATTCGTGAATCAAG ATCTGGTGTAAGGCATACCAATGTTTTACTACGAGGGACAGCTTTCCGGACTTTTACCATCAACTTTTTCACTTACGGTTTTCCA GTATCCTTGTTTGCTCTTTCCTTTTGGAGTTTCCATTTTGCAAGTATATGTGCTTTTGGGCTACTTGCATATGTTGGCTACATTGTGTATGCATTTCCTTCCCTGTTCCGTTTGCACCGGTTAAATGGGCTTCTCCTTGTCTTCATTCTTTTGTGGGCTGTAAGCACCTATATATTCAATGTGGCATTTGCTTTCTTGAATAGGAATTTTGGGAAG GATATGGAAATTTGGGAGATGGTTGGATTTTGGCATTATCCCATACCTGGATTTTTTTTGCTTGCACAATTTTGTCTTGGAATTTTGGTTGCTTTGGGGAATCTTGTAAATAATTCTGTTTTCCTCTATTTATCTGATGAGGACGCTCTATCATTGAACAACTCTGCTGTGGAAG TGGATGGAGAGACCAAGGTGTTCATTGTGGCTACAATTGCATGGGGACTGCGCAAATGTTCTCGAGCTATCATGCTTGCACTGATATTTATCATAGCAATGAAACCCGGATTAATCCATGCTGTCTATT TGGTTTTCTTTTTGATCTATCTTTTGAGCCACAACATCAGCAGAAAGATTCGTCAGTCTCTGATTCTTCTTTGTGAAGCTCACTTTGCATTATTGTACCTTCTTCAGATCGATTTGATCTCTAATGCTTTGGAGCAAAAAGGCTCCATTGTTTTGGAAATCATGTCGCAGTTGG GTCTCCATAAACATAACAGTTCATTGAACTTTCTGGAAATAGCTTTGCTTGCTTGCTTCTGTGCAGTCCATAACCATGGGTTTGAGATGCTATTTTCATTCTCAGCAATTGTGCAGCACACCCCTAGCCCTCCTGTTGGATTTAGCATCTTGAGAGCTGGTCTGAACAAGTCTGTCCTCTTGTCAGTCTATGCATCTCCAAGCGCCTCCTACTACCATGATAATCCTTCTTATG AGAGAAGGATAGCATCATTCCTTAGCGAAATTGGGCAGAAGTTTTTATCAATATATCGATCATGTGGAACCTACATTGCTTTGCTGACTATTCTTCTCACAGTATACATGGTGACACCCAACTATATATCATTTGGATACATCTTCCTTCTCCTTGTTTGGATTATTGGAAGACAACTTGTTGAGAGAACTAAAAGGCGCCTATGGtttccattaaaaatatatgcaatTATGGTGTTCATTATTATCTATAGCTTAAGCAGTTTTACCAGCTTTAAGATTTGGCTCTCTGGGTTTAtaaatctctatttttatttgggtTATGATCCTGAAGCTTCATTGTTGGATAATATTTGGCAATCTCTAGCTGTTCTAATTGTGATGCAACTTTATAGCTATGAAAGGAGGCAGAGCAAGTACAACAGAACTTACCATCCCAATCCTTTAGGTTCTGGGATACTTGGCTTTGCCAAGCGGTTTCTGATTTGGCACAGCCAGAAGGTCCTGTTTGTCTCATTATTCTATGCATCTTTATCTCCAATTTGTGCTTTTGGATTCTTGTATCTACTTGGCCTTGTCATATGTTCAACTTTACCTAAAGCTTCTCAAATCCCATCCAAATCATTCTTAGTTTATACAGGATTTCTGGTTACATCAGAGTATCTTTTTCAGATGTGGGGTAAACAAGCTGAAATGTTTCCAGGGCAAAAGCATTCTGATTTGTCGCTCTTTTTGGGTATTCGTGCATATGAGCCAGGATTTTGGGGTATAGAATCGGGCTTGAGAGGAAAGGTTCTGGTAATTTCTGCATGCATCCTTCAGTACAATGTTTTCCGTTGGTTGGATAATATGCCAAGTGGTATTTCAAACAAAGGCAAATGGGAAGAGCCCTGTCCTTTATTTTTACCAGCAGAGGATAACTACACCAATGGCTACATGTCTAATGGGGAAGATAAGCCATCTTCTAGTGTTGGGACAGAACCTATAAGACAAGACAGAGCAGCAAGCAATTCATGGTCATCTTTGAGCAGTGCTTTTTCTCAAGCACCTCATCATGGATCCTCCAAAGCAGCAGGAGGTTCTGAGGTTAATGGTGtgagaaaattttcatttggatATTTCTGGGGAAGCACCAAGGAGAGTCATAAGTGGAACAAGAAGCGAATCCTTGCATTAAGGAAAGAGAGATTTGAAACACAGAAGGctctcttaaaaatatatttgaaattctGGATAGAGAACATGTTTAGCCTTTATGGCCTGGAGATTAACATGATTGCTTTGCTTCTCGCTAGTTTTGCTTTGTTGAATGCCATCTCTATGCTATATATTGCAGTGCTTGCTGTTTGTATTCTTTTGAATCGGCAGATTATTCGTAAATTATGGCCAGTTCTTGTCTTCTTGTTTGCTTCTGTTCTCGTCCTCGAGTATTTTGCCATCTGGAAGAGTATGTTCCCTCTGAATCAAAATAAGCCAAGTCAGTCTGAAATCCGTTGCCATGACTGCTGGAAAAGCTCGGCTTCATATTTTCAGTATTGCAGGAGCTGTTGGCTGG GACTGATCATTGATGATCCCCGAATGCTTATTAGCTATTTCTTGGTCTTTCTGCTGGCATGTTTTAAGCTTCGTGCAGATCACTTGTCTGATTTCTCAGGTTCATCAACATATCGGCAAATGTTGTCTCAACGTAAAAATTCATTTGTTTGGCGAGATCTCTCTTTTGAAACCAAAAGCATGTGGACCTTTCTCGACTATGTAAGGCTTTATTGTTATTGCCATCTATTGGACCTGGTCCTTGTATTGATTTTGATTACTGGAACTCTTGAGTATGATATTCTTCACCTGGGTTATCTTGCTTTTGCTCTTGTTTTTTTCCGGATGAGGCTTGAAATTctcaagaaaaagaataaaatattcaaGTTCTTGCGTATCTACAACTTTGTGGTGATCGTTCTTTCTCTTGCTTATCAATCACCTTTCGTGGGGGAGTTTAGTTCTGGAAAATGCAATACTGTGAGCTACATATATGAAGTCATTGGATTTTACAAGTATGACTATGGGTTTCGAATTACTGCCAGATCCGCACTTGTTGAGATTGTCATATTTATGTTGGTATCACTTCAGTCATATATGTTTTCCTCCCACGAGTCTGATTATGTGTCACGATACCTTGAAGCGGAGCAAATTGGTGCCATTGTACATGAGCAAGAGAAAAAAGCTGCTTGGAAAACTGCGCAGTTGCAACAGATTCGTGAAGCTGAGGAGAAGAAACATCAACGCAACTTGCAAGTGGAGAAGATGAAATCTGAGATGCTTAACTTGCAAATAAAGCTCCATAGCATGAATTCTGTCGCAACTTTTGGTGATGTGACTCCTGACGATGAAGGCCTACGGAGGAGGAGGACTTCTCTTACTTCAAATAGGGATGTTGGGCCTCTTGACAAAGAGGAAAGCTCTCTTTGGAAGCAAGAACAAGTTAATAAACAAGATTCAGTGTTTCCCCCTGAAACACACACATATGCTGCTTATATGAAAGCAGAAAATCCTGAAGTTGTGGAATCTCCAAAGAATTCAATGGAATATGCACCTTGTGAGATCACTGAAATTGAATCTGATGCTGATAGTGCTTTTTTAGATTCAGAGAGAAGTAGGAAAAACCAAGCAAAGGAGCATCCTTTGATTTCTGCAGTACACCTCCTCGGTGATGGCGTTTCCCAGGTACAGTCTATTGGTAATCAGGCAGTTAATAACCttgtaaatttcttaaacattgcACCAGAAGATTCCGATATGAATGAGCATTCATTTGTTGAGGATGAGGCCTTTGATGAGATGGAGGGCCAAAAGATGCAGAATATCCATTTGAACCGTTCATCTTCTCTGCAATCTGATAAAAGTTCTGATGCTACGAGTTTGCAGCTGGGGCGGATCTTTCGGCATATATGGTCCCAGATGTGGTCTAATATCGATGTTGTGTGCTACTGTTTGTTTGTCCTCGTCTTTCTTTGGAACTTCAGTTTGCTATCTATGGTGTATCTTGCAGCTCTTTTCTTGTATGCTCTATGTGTGAATACAGGTCCGACTTATATCTTCTGGGTTGTCATGCTGATTTACACGGAAGTTTATATGTTGCTTCAGTATCTGTATCAAATTGTAATCCAGCATTGTGGATTGAGTATCATGTCAGACCTGCTCCGTGAAATAGGATTTCCTGCTCGTGAAATCAAATCGTCATTTGTTGTGAGTTCGTTGCCTCTATTTCTTGTGTACTTATTTACCCTCTTACAAAGCTCTATAAGTGCAAAAGATGGTGAATGGATGCCCTCTACTGACTATAATTCCCATAGGAGGAGTTCTCTTTATAGAAAAGAGGTTCTTGTGAACTATAGCTGGAGTGAAAGGGTATCAGAGTTGTTCCAATTTGTAATAAACACGGCGAAACTGGTAATTAGAAGCTTCTTCTGGTACTGGAAATCATTGATACAGGGAGCGGAAACTCCTCCTTACTTTATTCAAGTTTCGGTGGATGTTCATTTGTGGCCAGAGGATGGGATTCAGCCAGAAAGGGTTGAGTCTGGAATGAATCAACTGCTCAGGCTAGTTCATGATGAGAGATGTACTCAAACAATCCCTAGTAATTGTCCATTTGCTAGTAGGGTCCAGGTTCAAAGCATTGAAAGAAGTCGAGAAAGCCCAAATGTGGCTCTGATTGTTTTTGAGGTGGTGTATGCATCTCCCTTGACAGGATGTACCTCAGCAGATTGGTACAGGTCACTAACTCCAGCAGCTGATGTGGCGAAAGAAATTCTTGGGGCACAGCGTGCTGGGTTTGTTGAAGCAACGGGATTCCCATACCAAATACTCTCTGTAATTGGTGGTGGAAAAAGGGAATTTGATCTGTATGCTTACATATTTGTTGCTGATCTGACTGTGTTTTTCCTAGTTGCAATGTTCTACCAGTCTGTCATAAAGAACAAGAGTGAATTTCTTGATGTTTATCAGCTAGAAGATCAATTTCCTATAGAATATGTAACTATCTTAATT atcatttttttcttgattgTTGTTGATCGAATACTTTATCTCTGTTCATTCGCAACAGCAAAAGTTGTTTTCtaccttttcaattttgttCTCTTCACATATTCGATTACACAGTATGCTTGGCGAATGGAACCTTCCGACCAGCATGCTGCACGGCTAGTACTGCGTGCTATATTTCTTGCTAAAGCAGTTTCTCTAGCACTTCAGGCTGTACAAATCCGACATGGAATTCCTCATAAAAGCACCTTGTTTCGACAGTTTTTGACCAGTGAGGTCTCACGAATTAATTACTTAGGCTATAGACTTTATCGGGCTCTGCCATTTCTTTATGAATTACGATGTGTACTTGATTGGTCATGCACAACAACATCTTTGACCATGTATGACTGGCTCAAA CTGGAAGACATAAATGCAAGCCTGTACCTCGTCAAATGCGATGCTTTGTTGAATAGAGCTCAGCACAAACAAGGagaaaagcaaacaaaaatgacCAAGTGCTGCAATGGGATATGTCTGTTCTTTATCCTAATTTGTGTTATCTGGGCTCCTATGCTG ATGTACAGCAGTGGCAATCCGACAAATATTGCAAACCCCATCAAAGATGCAACTTTTCAAATAGACATCAGTACCATTGGTGGAAGGTTGACCTTGTATCATACTACCCTCTGTGAAAAGATCCCATGGGATAAGCTCAATTCCGATGCTAATCTAGATCCCCTAAATTATTTGGACACTTACAATAAGAATGATATACAATTGATATGCTGCCAAGCAGATGCGAGTACTTTGTGGCTCGTTCCCGACGTGGTTCAGAGAAGATTTATTCAGTCCCTTGAGTGGGATATGGACATGGGTATCACATCTACTTGGCTGCTTTCAAGGGATCGGCCAAAAGGCAAGGAAGTTGCGAAATATGAAAAACCTCTAGATCCTAAGGATCTTCCCGATCGATCTGATGTTCAAAAGGTTTTCAATGGTTCTGCAAATGGCTTTAGGGTATACAATCTTTATTCAAGATACTTCCGTGTTACCGGTTCTGGTGAGGTCAGAACTTTTGAGCCGGAG GTCAATTCAGTTAGTTTAGTGAGTGCAGATCTTGTTATCAATCGAGCAACTTTCGAGTGGTGGTCCTTCCATATTATCAATTCATCTGATATGGTTCACTGTGGAGGTTTCTCAGGACCAATGGCCATTGTAGTATCCGAAGAAACTCCACCAC AGGGTATTCTTGGAGACACACTAAGCAAATTCAGCATTTGGGGTCTCTACATAACTTTTGTACTAGCTGTTGGCCGGTTTATCAGGCTTCAATGCTCCGACCTAAGAATGAGAATACCGTATGAAAACCTGCCTTCCTGTGAcag GTTGATAGCCATTTGTGAGGATATATATGCTGCGAGAGCAGAGGGTGAGCTTGGAGTCGAAGAGGTCCTTTACTGGACCCTAGTGAAGATTTACAGATCACCGCACATGCTACTTGAGTACACTAAACCTGACTAG